TTTTTGCCTTGGCTTCATCTGCGTATTTAGCAGCACCGCGGGCGCCGTTTTCTTCGTTGGCAAACAATACGACGCGCAACGTACGTTTGGGACGAATGCCTAGTGCTTTGTAAGCTCGCAGCACTTCAATAGACTGTACACAACCGGCTCCATCGTCATGTGCGCCTTCGGCCAGGTCCCAGCTGTCGAGGTGACCGCCCACTGTGATGTATTCATTCGGGAACTCACTGCCGCGGATGATGCCGATCACGTTATGGCCGATCGTATCGGGCAGCTTCTGACAATTGGTGTGCAGCGCGAGTTTCATGGACGGATCATTGGCGATGCGTTTACTGAAACGGTCGGCATCTTTCAGACCAATCGCCACTGCGGGTATCTTTGGCGCATCTTCCGCGTAATTGACAGAGCCAGTGTGCGGATGGTTATCGGTGCTATGCGTCATGGACCGCACCACTACGGCCACCGCGCCATACTTCGCGGCCCTGCTGGCACCCTGTCCGCGATACTTCACCGCATCGCCATAGGAATTAAAAGTTTTAACGTGTGTATCGATGAAGGGATAATTATAAAAGACGATCTTCCCCTTTACTTCGACTGCGCGCTGATCGAGTTCCTCGAAGGATTTCACTTCTATCACCGGCGCTGTAACACCCTTGGCACCCGTACCTACCGAGTTTCCCAATGCGGCGATGTTCAGCGGGGCCACCATGTCGCGGCGGTTGGAGATAATGCGGGCCTGCTCTTTTGTGCCCCTGATCCAATGAGGCACCATACATTCCTGCAGGTACACCGAATCGGCACCGGCGGCTTTGAGTGCGTTCACGCCCCATTTTTCGGCCTTCACCATGCCTTGTGAGCCTGCCAGGCGAGCGCCAATGGTTTTAGTGAGTACCCTTAAATCATCATAAGCTTTACTGTTGGAGAGAATTTCGTTGGCAATCCTTCGTATGTCCACGGAGTCCTTTGTTTGTGCAAAACTAAACTGGAAGGAACCGCAGGCCAGGATAAGTAATAAGTGCTTTTTCATTCAGCTGGTCCGGATTTTAAATTAAAGCTAATTAATTACCGCTGCTCCTGCAAATAGGGGCGATTTGAATTTTGTAGTTTACCTTCGCAGGCGAAACAGCAATTGTTGAGCGGCCGTATGCGGCCGACCGGAAAGGAACCAGCCAGAGCGATGTTTCCACGAAAGGCCGGCCTTGTGGGGCCGCAATTGTGTAATTATCTTAAAAACAACTTCATGCGTATAGGTATCGTGTGTTATCCGACCTATGGAGGAAGCGGGGTGCTGGCAACAGAACTCGGAAAGGCGCTGGCAGATAAGGGGCATATGGTGCACTTTATCACTTACCAGCAACCAGTACGTCTCAACGCCTTCCATGCGAATATTTACTATCACGAGGTACAGGTGCCCACCTATCCTCTTTTCGACTTCCCACCTTATGAATCTGCGCTTAGCAGCACCATGGTGGATGTGATCCTGAACCAGCAGCTGGACTTACTGCATGTACACTATGCCATTCCGCACGCCTCTACCGCATACATGGCGCAGCAGATCGTGGCCAAGCAAGGCAGACAAATACCGTTCATCACGACGCTGCATGGTACAGACATTACACTGGTGGGCAAGGATAAGACCTACGCCCCCGTAGTTACCTTCTCCATCAACGAGTCTAATGCCATTACAGCCGTATCCAACAACCTGCGCGAGGAAACGTTTAAGTCATTCCCGATCGATAAGGACATTGAAGTGATTTACAACTTCGTGGATACCGCGCGT
This genomic interval from Chitinophaga horti contains the following:
- a CDS encoding M20/M25/M40 family metallo-hydrolase yields the protein MKKHLLLILACGSFQFSFAQTKDSVDIRRIANEILSNSKAYDDLRVLTKTIGARLAGSQGMVKAEKWGVNALKAAGADSVYLQECMVPHWIRGTKEQARIISNRRDMVAPLNIAALGNSVGTGAKGVTAPVIEVKSFEELDQRAVEVKGKIVFYNYPFIDTHVKTFNSYGDAVKYRGQGASRAAKYGAVAVVVRSMTHSTDNHPHTGSVNYAEDAPKIPAVAIGLKDADRFSKRIANDPSMKLALHTNCQKLPDTIGHNVIGIIRGSEFPNEYITVGGHLDSWDLAEGAHDDGAGCVQSIEVLRAYKALGIRPKRTLRVVLFANEENGARGAAKYADEAKAKNEQHVFALESDAGGFTPRGFMLEMEPAKRAKIISWKPLLLPYGLYDFDEAGGGVDVGFLHRAIGTPMGELSPDSQRYFDVHHAASDVFEAVNKRELELGAVAMAALLYLVDQHGL